From Tachypleus tridentatus isolate NWPU-2018 chromosome 8, ASM421037v1, whole genome shotgun sequence, a single genomic window includes:
- the LOC143223258 gene encoding uncharacterized protein LOC143223258 isoform X3, with protein MSQLKRLVVSILQFLQDQLQSSLFAADAKECLEAMHCLETVFGVKFNDPSVAGLLASRPLLDIFTEVVRTEQSLSLPKTKSSVNLEVNCQDSLMPKQIKGATHKSFTPTIIENGSWHMEEASSNDADNSYSMLQPLALTNKEKDRLSDPPSPAESPPFLENYYKTLDELNFNEPTRPLDLSRETTKHFLERLPPKRWLCTVW; from the exons ATGTCTCAGCTAAAGAGGCTTGTTGTATCCATTCTTCAGTTTTTACAAGACCAGCTTCAAAGTAGTCTTTTTGCTGCTGATGCCAAAGAATGTCTCGAAG ccatgcactgtttggaaaCAGTTTTTGGAGTAAAGTTCAATGATCCTTCAGTAGCTGGTCTTCTTGCATCTCGACCACTTTTAGATATTTTTACAGAAGTTGTCAGGACTGAACAGTCTCTT TCTTTACCAAAGACAAAGTCATCTGTGAACCTAGAAGTAAATTGCCAGGATTCTCTCATGCCAAAGCAAATAAAAGGAGCCACACACAAAAGCTTCACTCCTACCATCATAGAGAATGGAAGTTGGCACATGGAAGAAGCTAGTTCCAATGATGCTGACAACAGTTACTCCATGCTGCAACCCTTGGCTCTTACTAATAAGGAAAAAGACAGGCTTAGTGATCCACCATCTCCAGCAGAATCCCCACCATTTTtggaaaattattacaaaacctTAGATGAATTGAATTTTAATGAACCTACAAGACCTCTGGACCTGTCTCGGGAAACCACTAAACATTTTCTTGAAAGGTTGCCACCAAAAAGGTGGCTGTGTACAGTGTGGTAG
- the LOC143223258 gene encoding uncharacterized protein LOC143223258 isoform X1: MSQLKRLVVSILQFLQDQLQSSLFAADAKECLEGNHCRNLYYGQENIIVRLGNSDTQGVTHHLLAMHCLETVFGVKFNDPSVAGLLASRPLLDIFTEVVRTEQSLSLPKTKSSVNLEVNCQDSLMPKQIKGATHKSFTPTIIENGSWHMEEASSNDADNSYSMLQPLALTNKEKDRLSDPPSPAESPPFLENYYKTLDELNFNEPTRPLDLSRETTKHFLERLPPKRWLCTVW; the protein is encoded by the exons ATGTCTCAGCTAAAGAGGCTTGTTGTATCCATTCTTCAGTTTTTACAAGACCAGCTTCAAAGTAGTCTTTTTGCTGCTGATGCCAAAGAATGTCTCGAAGGTAACCAT tgtCGTAACTTGTATTATGGACAGGAGAACATAATTGTGAGACTGGGGAATTCAGACACCCAAGGAGTTACTCATCACCTGT TAgccatgcactgtttggaaaCAGTTTTTGGAGTAAAGTTCAATGATCCTTCAGTAGCTGGTCTTCTTGCATCTCGACCACTTTTAGATATTTTTACAGAAGTTGTCAGGACTGAACAGTCTCTT TCTTTACCAAAGACAAAGTCATCTGTGAACCTAGAAGTAAATTGCCAGGATTCTCTCATGCCAAAGCAAATAAAAGGAGCCACACACAAAAGCTTCACTCCTACCATCATAGAGAATGGAAGTTGGCACATGGAAGAAGCTAGTTCCAATGATGCTGACAACAGTTACTCCATGCTGCAACCCTTGGCTCTTACTAATAAGGAAAAAGACAGGCTTAGTGATCCACCATCTCCAGCAGAATCCCCACCATTTTtggaaaattattacaaaacctTAGATGAATTGAATTTTAATGAACCTACAAGACCTCTGGACCTGTCTCGGGAAACCACTAAACATTTTCTTGAAAGGTTGCCACCAAAAAGGTGGCTGTGTACAGTGTGGTAG
- the LOC143223258 gene encoding uncharacterized protein LOC143223258 isoform X2, with the protein MSQLKRLVVSILQFLQDQLQSSLFAADAKECLEVAMHCLETVFGVKFNDPSVAGLLASRPLLDIFTEVVRTEQSLSLPKTKSSVNLEVNCQDSLMPKQIKGATHKSFTPTIIENGSWHMEEASSNDADNSYSMLQPLALTNKEKDRLSDPPSPAESPPFLENYYKTLDELNFNEPTRPLDLSRETTKHFLERLPPKRWLCTVW; encoded by the exons ATGTCTCAGCTAAAGAGGCTTGTTGTATCCATTCTTCAGTTTTTACAAGACCAGCTTCAAAGTAGTCTTTTTGCTGCTGATGCCAAAGAATGTCTCGAAG TAgccatgcactgtttggaaaCAGTTTTTGGAGTAAAGTTCAATGATCCTTCAGTAGCTGGTCTTCTTGCATCTCGACCACTTTTAGATATTTTTACAGAAGTTGTCAGGACTGAACAGTCTCTT TCTTTACCAAAGACAAAGTCATCTGTGAACCTAGAAGTAAATTGCCAGGATTCTCTCATGCCAAAGCAAATAAAAGGAGCCACACACAAAAGCTTCACTCCTACCATCATAGAGAATGGAAGTTGGCACATGGAAGAAGCTAGTTCCAATGATGCTGACAACAGTTACTCCATGCTGCAACCCTTGGCTCTTACTAATAAGGAAAAAGACAGGCTTAGTGATCCACCATCTCCAGCAGAATCCCCACCATTTTtggaaaattattacaaaacctTAGATGAATTGAATTTTAATGAACCTACAAGACCTCTGGACCTGTCTCGGGAAACCACTAAACATTTTCTTGAAAGGTTGCCACCAAAAAGGTGGCTGTGTACAGTGTGGTAG